One Cohnella candidum genomic region harbors:
- a CDS encoding phosphonate ABC transporter ATP-binding protein, producing the protein MIIIRDLDRRLPEGKRILDGIDARLDPGTFVAVAGASGSGKSALLRCLALRDRWSAGEYKVDGVDILKAGWSARMKFRRQIAYLEQRPVLFEKKTALKNVLIGNAEQTPLWRRITGMVRSDDYMGGMDMLEAVGLLDHAHRPVEKMSGGERQRVAIARALVHGARYVFADEPVSGLDPHTSEELMATLKKLCSEKGTTIVAALHRLELAEKFADEVWGLQDGKLVLQVQGRRLTAAEKLRLND; encoded by the coding sequence ATGATCATCATTCGAGATTTGGACCGCAGGCTTCCCGAGGGAAAAAGGATTCTGGACGGCATCGACGCAAGGCTCGATCCCGGCACATTCGTCGCGGTAGCCGGCGCAAGCGGCAGCGGCAAGTCCGCGCTCCTTCGGTGCTTGGCGCTGCGCGACCGGTGGTCGGCGGGCGAATATAAAGTGGACGGCGTCGATATCTTGAAGGCAGGATGGTCCGCGCGGATGAAGTTCCGCCGCCAAATCGCCTATCTGGAGCAGCGCCCGGTCTTGTTCGAGAAGAAAACGGCGTTGAAAAACGTGCTGATCGGCAACGCGGAGCAGACTCCGTTGTGGCGCCGGATTACGGGCATGGTCCGCAGCGACGATTACATGGGCGGCATGGACATGCTCGAGGCGGTCGGCTTGCTCGACCATGCGCACCGGCCCGTGGAGAAAATGAGCGGAGGCGAACGCCAACGCGTCGCGATTGCCAGAGCCCTCGTGCACGGGGCCCGTTACGTGTTCGCGGACGAGCCCGTTTCCGGCCTCGATCCGCATACGTCGGAAGAGTTGATGGCCACGCTCAAGAAGCTGTGTTCCGAGAAGGGGACCACGATCGTGGCCGCGCTTCACCGGCTTGAACTCGCCGAGAAATTCGCGGACGAAGTCTGGGGCCTTCAGGACGGCAAGCTGGTTCTTCAGGTGCAAGGCAGGCGCCTCACGGCAGCGGAGAAGCTTCGCCTGAACGATTAA
- a CDS encoding SDR family NAD(P)-dependent oxidoreductase, with translation MFEGLTVVITGAAGGIGRHLCRAYAAKGANVYATSLHGVEGEELAEEVRLAGGRIRYRQADLRDAAAVPALFEEAEAECGGIDILINNAGYGVWKSPLELTVEEWDGVLNTNLRGTFLCSREAAIRMKEQGRKGAIVNIASTRHLQSEPHSEAYAASKGGIASLTHALALSLGEYGIRVNAISPGWIETGDYDALRPEDHTQHPAGRVGKPDDIVRACFYLTDPENDFVTGIDLVVDGGMTRKMIYVP, from the coding sequence ATGTTCGAAGGGTTGACCGTCGTGATCACGGGAGCGGCGGGCGGTATCGGACGCCATTTGTGCCGCGCATACGCCGCTAAAGGCGCCAACGTGTACGCCACGAGCCTGCACGGTGTTGAAGGAGAGGAACTTGCCGAAGAGGTTCGGCTTGCCGGTGGCCGCATTCGCTATCGACAGGCGGACTTGCGGGATGCGGCGGCCGTTCCCGCCTTGTTCGAAGAAGCGGAAGCGGAATGCGGCGGAATCGACATTCTGATCAACAACGCCGGCTACGGCGTGTGGAAATCGCCGCTCGAGCTGACGGTCGAGGAATGGGACGGCGTGCTGAACACGAATTTGCGAGGCACGTTCCTGTGTTCCCGGGAGGCCGCCATAAGAATGAAGGAGCAGGGCCGTAAAGGCGCGATCGTGAACATCGCGTCCACGCGCCACCTTCAGTCCGAACCCCACTCGGAGGCGTATGCCGCTTCCAAAGGAGGCATCGCGTCGCTGACGCACGCCCTTGCGCTTTCTCTCGGCGAATACGGCATCCGCGTCAACGCGATCAGTCCCGGCTGGATCGAGACGGGGGATTACGATGCGCTTCGCCCGGAAGATCACACGCAGCATCCCGCCGGACGGGTCGGCAAGCCGGACGACATCGTCCGGGCGTGCTTCTACCTGACCGATCCGGAGAACGATTTCGTCACGGGCATCGACCTGGTCGTGGACGGCGGCATGACGCGGAAAATGATTTACGTTCCTTGA
- a CDS encoding MOSC domain-containing protein: MTENDTVPSWPILSVNVGRKKTESFKGKEAVSGIYKHPAEGAAHVSPAGVSGDEVADLVHHGGPDKAVNVYSHAHYPHWEDVLGRKMAFGAFGENLTVGGLREEDVCVGDVFRAGTALLQISQPRVPCWKLAMKWGLDELPALVTQRGATGFYFRVLEEGEIRAGDVMTLERRHPSSVTVAEANRVMHRDRNDQEGIRALLALEDVLATSWKTPLASRLARLQTGS; the protein is encoded by the coding sequence ATGACCGAGAACGATACTGTCCCTTCATGGCCGATTCTTTCGGTGAATGTCGGGCGCAAGAAGACGGAATCTTTTAAAGGGAAAGAAGCCGTTTCGGGCATTTACAAGCATCCGGCGGAAGGAGCGGCGCACGTGAGTCCGGCCGGCGTGTCGGGTGACGAAGTCGCCGATCTCGTGCACCATGGCGGACCTGACAAAGCCGTTAATGTTTACAGCCACGCGCACTACCCCCATTGGGAAGACGTGCTGGGCCGTAAAATGGCGTTCGGCGCATTCGGGGAAAACCTGACGGTGGGCGGCTTGCGGGAAGAAGATGTGTGCGTAGGGGATGTTTTCCGCGCGGGTACGGCCCTGCTTCAAATCAGCCAGCCCCGCGTGCCGTGTTGGAAGCTGGCCATGAAGTGGGGGCTCGACGAACTGCCGGCGCTCGTGACCCAGAGAGGGGCGACCGGCTTTTATTTTCGGGTGCTGGAGGAAGGCGAAATCCGGGCCGGTGACGTCATGACCTTGGAACGGCGCCATCCCTCAAGCGTCACCGTGGCCGAAGCGAACCGAGTCATGCATAGGGATCGGAACGATCAGGAAGGCATCCGCGCGTTGCTCGCGCTCGAAGACGTACTCGCGACGAGTTGGAAAACGCCGCTTGCAAGCCGGCTCGCCAGACTTCAGACAGGGAGCTGA
- a CDS encoding anti-sigma factor, with translation MENRDMTTNCQGLADYMAGEMSDVERKRFERHLDTCAACREDAAEWRLVWDRLSEDAPELELPADLKAEVMDSIFGQTESDNPAERQTQTVTPDTVRSRKPIANVYRRVILAAVIAAAFFAGFAGRGLLPSGSEQAAVPAMAAPSQIEKLVRLSPEEEVRSYAAGKNAYGVACMIKSAGETRLVVYVFGTPKTEGEQAYHVWLLKDGTRRSAGTFTVGSSGIGLLTVPWKDDFPSFDHVGVTLEPDAGTTSPQGPKMFGSA, from the coding sequence ATGGAAAACAGGGACATGACAACGAACTGCCAAGGACTGGCGGATTATATGGCGGGCGAAATGTCGGACGTCGAGCGCAAACGCTTCGAACGCCATCTCGATACTTGCGCCGCTTGCCGGGAAGACGCCGCCGAATGGCGTCTCGTATGGGATCGGCTGTCGGAAGACGCGCCAGAGCTGGAGCTTCCCGCCGACCTGAAGGCGGAAGTGATGGACTCGATATTCGGTCAAACGGAAAGCGATAATCCCGCAGAACGACAAACGCAAACCGTCACCCCAGATACGGTCCGTTCTCGCAAGCCGATCGCAAACGTTTACCGCCGGGTGATTCTCGCAGCCGTCATTGCTGCAGCGTTTTTCGCGGGCTTCGCGGGCCGGGGTTTACTGCCTTCCGGGTCGGAGCAGGCAGCCGTTCCCGCAATGGCAGCTCCCTCGCAAATCGAGAAGCTCGTTCGGCTTTCGCCCGAAGAGGAAGTCCGTTCCTACGCGGCCGGCAAAAACGCCTACGGCGTTGCATGCATGATCAAGTCGGCAGGCGAAACGCGGCTCGTCGTCTATGTTTTCGGCACGCCAAAGACGGAAGGGGAGCAGGCCTATCACGTCTGGCTGCTGAAAGACGGCACCCGCCGCAGCGCCGGTACTTTTACCGTGGGCTCCTCCGGTATCGGCCTTCTCACGGTACCGTGGAAGGATGATTTCCCTTCCTTCGATCATGTCGGGGTCACGCTCGAGCCGGATGCCGGCACGACATCGCCCCAAGGACCGAAAATGTTCGGATCCGCTTGA
- a CDS encoding 2-oxoacid:acceptor oxidoreductase family protein has product MVQLPKLNELGFFEIRLESIGGLGANLAGKMLAEAGVMGVGLNGVSFSSYGSEKKGSPVKAHIRFCDADARIRDTSPVERPHVVGIFHENLSKTVNVISGIYEDSIVLVNSKKSPEELKEQLKLKGGIIAVVDATGISLAENNRVNMAMLGGLFRLCEFLDPEFMKGVVRKSLEKKYPGAVQPALNTFQRGYDEVKFQTFALAEGDKMPDFVRMDTPVLGYETQPIGGVITNPGNSILKDLSISRAGMMPHFDDDKCIHCAACDNVCPDFCFVWEELPDKKGRPQMFLQGIDYQYCKGCLKCVQACPTEALSSELEEAGYAENHRVAHRFDLAL; this is encoded by the coding sequence ATGGTGCAGTTACCCAAACTGAACGAGCTTGGCTTTTTCGAAATCCGCTTGGAGTCGATCGGAGGGCTGGGGGCCAACCTCGCCGGCAAAATGCTCGCGGAAGCGGGCGTCATGGGCGTCGGCTTGAACGGCGTCAGCTTCAGTTCTTACGGTTCCGAGAAAAAAGGTTCTCCGGTCAAGGCGCACATCCGCTTCTGCGACGCGGACGCCAGGATCCGCGACACTTCCCCGGTGGAACGTCCCCACGTGGTCGGCATTTTCCACGAAAACCTGTCCAAAACGGTGAACGTCATTTCGGGCATCTACGAGGACAGCATCGTGCTCGTTAACTCGAAGAAATCTCCCGAAGAGCTGAAAGAGCAATTGAAATTGAAAGGCGGCATCATCGCCGTCGTCGACGCGACCGGCATCTCGCTCGCCGAGAACAACCGGGTCAACATGGCGATGCTCGGCGGACTGTTCCGGCTTTGCGAATTCCTCGATCCCGAATTCATGAAAGGCGTCGTCCGCAAGTCGCTGGAGAAGAAATACCCCGGCGCCGTGCAGCCGGCGCTGAACACGTTTCAGCGCGGCTACGACGAGGTCAAGTTCCAGACGTTCGCGCTGGCCGAGGGAGACAAGATGCCGGACTTCGTCCGGATGGACACGCCGGTTCTGGGATACGAGACCCAGCCGATCGGAGGCGTCATCACGAATCCCGGCAACAGCATCCTGAAAGACCTGAGCATTTCCCGGGCGGGCATGATGCCGCATTTCGACGACGACAAATGCATCCACTGCGCCGCCTGCGACAACGTCTGTCCCGACTTCTGCTTCGTCTGGGAGGAGCTGCCCGACAAGAAGGGCCGTCCCCAGATGTTCCTGCAAGGCATAGATTATCAATATTGCAAAGGCTGCCTGAAGTGCGTGCAAGCCTGTCCGACCGAAGCATTGTCCAGCGAGCTGGAGGAAGCGGGCTACGCGGAAAACCACCGGGTGGCGCATCGGTTCGATTTGGCGCTCTGA
- a CDS encoding polysaccharide deacetylase family protein, with amino-acid sequence MNTSERLGYGKEEKLLIVNADDLGLAKAANDGVFDLLEEGAVSSATIMMNCPWSAEAAERIASMPDVDIGVHWTLTSEWPHYRWGPLVRNRASATLTGKDGWFPQTPEETERRADPEEVRGELIAQTEAALAAGIALTHADNHMGSLYGIVSGKDLLHVAYDVCAKYGLPFRLPRKLIPVGGRQIPPEVQERAKRRAREAEDRGIVLPDYITGPEYRLLPGESYDDVKAEGIGLLRALLPGVTEWISHPARVTDELRSFHLHPEKRGMEIRFWRDPDVQSVLREEQIRMIGWKELKQLQDSLRI; translated from the coding sequence GTGAACACATCGGAGAGATTGGGCTACGGCAAAGAAGAGAAGCTGCTGATCGTCAACGCCGACGACCTGGGACTGGCGAAAGCCGCGAACGACGGCGTATTCGATTTGCTTGAAGAGGGGGCGGTTTCGTCCGCCACCATCATGATGAATTGTCCTTGGTCCGCGGAAGCGGCGGAACGGATCGCCTCGATGCCGGATGTCGATATCGGCGTCCATTGGACGCTGACGAGCGAGTGGCCGCACTACCGATGGGGACCTCTCGTCCGCAATCGTGCATCCGCTACGCTGACCGGCAAGGACGGCTGGTTCCCCCAGACACCCGAAGAAACGGAGAGGCGAGCCGACCCCGAAGAGGTGCGCGGCGAATTGATCGCCCAGACCGAAGCGGCGCTCGCCGCGGGGATCGCGTTGACGCATGCGGATAACCACATGGGCAGCTTATACGGAATCGTATCCGGCAAAGATTTGCTCCACGTTGCCTACGATGTATGCGCCAAATACGGCTTGCCGTTCCGCCTTCCCCGCAAGCTGATTCCGGTCGGCGGCCGGCAAATTCCCCCGGAGGTTCAGGAAAGAGCGAAACGCCGAGCAAGAGAGGCCGAAGACCGAGGAATCGTGCTTCCCGATTATATAACCGGACCTGAGTACCGGCTTCTTCCGGGCGAGTCTTACGACGATGTGAAAGCGGAAGGAATCGGGCTGCTGCGGGCACTGCTCCCCGGCGTCACGGAGTGGATCTCCCATCCGGCACGCGTGACGGACGAATTGCGATCTTTCCACCTTCATCCCGAGAAGAGGGGGATGGAAATCCGATTTTGGCGGGACCCCGACGTCCAATCTGTGCTGCGGGAAGAACAGATCCGGATGATCGGGTGGAAGGAGCTTAAACAGCTGCAAGACAGCCTGAGAATTTAA
- a CDS encoding plastocyanin/azurin family copper-binding protein — translation MEIKSFAFHPSDIEIHVGDKIKFVNRDDVEHSAVADDGSFDTGMLGKDEEKTVTFDKAGTFTYYCNPHTGMTGKIVVKES, via the coding sequence GTGGAAATCAAAAGCTTCGCGTTCCACCCGTCCGATATCGAAATCCATGTCGGCGACAAAATCAAATTCGTCAACCGCGACGACGTCGAGCATTCGGCCGTTGCGGACGACGGATCGTTCGATACGGGCATGCTGGGCAAGGACGAAGAGAAGACCGTCACGTTCGACAAAGCGGGGACGTTCACGTACTACTGCAATCCCCATACGGGAATGACGGGTAAAATCGTCGTGAAAGAAAGTTGA
- a CDS encoding DUF6254 family protein codes for MTTSKRRRESAWKARKQAQHPHGKVPSLHGLANDADPEGKPDPADV; via the coding sequence ATGACGACATCCAAACGGCGCCGCGAAAGCGCCTGGAAAGCCCGAAAACAAGCCCAGCACCCGCACGGTAAAGTGCCTTCCCTGCACGGGCTGGCCAATGACGCTGATCCGGAAGGCAAGCCGGATCCGGCGGACGTTTAA
- a CDS encoding RNA polymerase sigma factor yields MPTHTDSELMRMIRMKQRDALELLYDRYAKLVYSFARRAAGSEPLAREIVQLVFTRLWTTRAEYDAAKGSFANWLITVTRNIAVDVLRRERRHAANVPMEWIEETKEASETDDPASELVRRSEISEVAAAASRLTVPQQRVIELLYWKGYTLQQIAEMGGEPVGTVKSRLHQALKSLRRHLQGLREER; encoded by the coding sequence ATGCCGACCCATACCGACAGCGAATTGATGCGGATGATCCGCATGAAACAAAGGGACGCCTTAGAGCTTCTATATGACCGGTACGCGAAACTGGTCTATTCCTTCGCCAGACGGGCGGCGGGAAGCGAACCGCTGGCGCGGGAAATCGTCCAGCTGGTGTTTACCCGCCTATGGACGACGAGAGCCGAATACGATGCGGCGAAAGGCTCGTTCGCCAATTGGCTCATTACGGTCACGAGGAACATCGCCGTGGACGTCCTTCGCAGGGAGAGGCGGCATGCCGCCAACGTCCCGATGGAGTGGATCGAGGAAACGAAGGAAGCTTCGGAAACGGATGACCCGGCTAGCGAGCTCGTGCGGCGTTCCGAAATATCCGAAGTGGCTGCTGCTGCCTCCCGGCTTACCGTACCGCAGCAGAGGGTCATCGAGCTTTTGTACTGGAAAGGATATACGTTGCAGCAGATCGCGGAAATGGGCGGGGAACCCGTGGGCACGGTCAAAAGCCGGCTGCACCAAGCGTTGAAATCTCTTCGCCGCCATCTCCAGGGCCTCAGGGAGGAACGTTAA
- a CDS encoding HAD family hydrolase: MKQTLLFDLDDTLIYCNKYFHLILEQFADEMTQWLEPFGFKREEILRKHTEIDIAGVQVFGFKSEHFPQSFVDTYRYFHNLCGRSASDEEERFLWKLGYSVYDLEVEPYPYMDETLQHLIEEGHDLHLYTGGDYSIQQNKVERMNLKRYFGDRIYVRQHKNTEALEQILRDGKFDRSSTWMIGNSLRTDVLPALQCGIHSVYLKQEGEWNYNVVPVEAKPQGAFLTLEALPEVPPAIHQYLYRNSEAAEPLRNVQKPS, encoded by the coding sequence ATGAAGCAAACACTGTTGTTTGATCTGGACGATACGTTGATCTATTGCAACAAGTACTTCCACTTGATCCTGGAGCAGTTCGCCGACGAGATGACCCAATGGCTCGAACCGTTCGGCTTCAAACGCGAGGAAATCCTGCGGAAGCATACGGAGATCGATATCGCGGGCGTCCAGGTTTTCGGCTTCAAGAGCGAACATTTTCCGCAGTCCTTCGTGGATACGTACCGTTATTTCCATAACCTTTGCGGCCGGTCGGCTTCCGATGAAGAGGAGCGGTTCCTCTGGAAGCTGGGCTACAGCGTCTATGACCTCGAGGTTGAACCCTATCCGTACATGGACGAGACGCTTCAGCACCTGATCGAGGAAGGACACGACCTCCATCTCTATACCGGCGGCGACTACTCCATCCAACAGAACAAAGTCGAACGCATGAACCTGAAACGCTATTTCGGGGACCGCATCTACGTTCGGCAGCATAAGAATACCGAAGCTTTGGAGCAAATTTTGCGAGATGGGAAATTCGACCGTTCCTCCACCTGGATGATCGGCAACTCCTTAAGAACCGACGTGCTCCCCGCGCTGCAATGCGGCATCCACTCCGTCTACCTGAAGCAGGAAGGCGAATGGAACTACAATGTGGTCCCGGTCGAGGCGAAGCCGCAGGGCGCGTTCCTGACGCTTGAGGCTTTACCCGAAGTGCCGCCGGCGATCCACCAATATCTTTATCGAAATTCCGAGGCCGCAGAGCCTCTCCGCAACGTACAAAAACCGTCCTGA
- a CDS encoding glucosaminidase domain-containing protein has protein sequence MENAALLSPADVNVIRRYVQTKYAPLSGAKRAEIVATAIRQTIQRRLPELPAEFKERIADDLIRRCLVVEQREIRPDDVLDVCAEIELPDPSAEAMFLDPILRWMNERAPGKWSPELLMNRLLRKEPAAVLAQAEFSAEFGTLAAEALPLPALPRTRPGWDIFGRVPRPALAMAVLVLAGGIAAGVLLGRPAPETSEQPLPSPVLQLPVPSADVGMPTQLRYRDIDTAAVKSYLRSRDSMLADEPYFSAIVNSAKEHDVNPLLLFAVTGQEQGFVPKSNKNAKKIANNPFNVFYSWEEFNTDIGDSADIAARTLSRQGSKRPEGYEPFDWLNQTYAEDPNWSDGVKRIFDKLNSLPPSSYK, from the coding sequence GTGGAAAATGCGGCCTTGCTGTCGCCGGCGGACGTAAATGTCATTCGCCGGTACGTGCAAACGAAATACGCGCCCCTCTCCGGAGCCAAGCGGGCAGAGATCGTCGCTACCGCGATTCGCCAAACGATCCAGCGGAGACTGCCGGAATTGCCCGCCGAATTCAAGGAGAGGATCGCGGACGATTTGATCCGGCGGTGCCTCGTCGTGGAGCAGCGGGAAATCCGGCCAGACGACGTGTTGGACGTTTGCGCGGAGATCGAGCTGCCCGATCCGTCCGCGGAAGCGATGTTTTTGGACCCGATTCTCCGTTGGATGAATGAGCGGGCGCCGGGGAAATGGAGTCCCGAGCTGCTGATGAACCGATTGTTACGCAAAGAACCGGCTGCCGTGCTCGCCCAAGCGGAGTTCTCCGCCGAATTCGGAACGCTGGCGGCTGAAGCGCTGCCGCTTCCGGCACTGCCCCGAACGCGGCCTGGCTGGGACATCTTCGGCAGAGTGCCGCGTCCGGCTTTGGCGATGGCCGTTCTCGTGCTGGCCGGCGGCATCGCCGCGGGCGTGCTGCTGGGGCGTCCCGCTCCGGAGACGTCGGAGCAGCCTTTGCCGTCGCCCGTCCTGCAGCTGCCCGTGCCGTCCGCGGACGTGGGCATGCCGACGCAGCTGCGGTACCGGGACATCGATACGGCCGCGGTCAAATCGTACTTGCGGAGCCGGGATTCGATGCTGGCGGACGAGCCTTATTTCAGTGCCATCGTAAACAGCGCCAAGGAGCATGACGTGAATCCGCTGCTGCTGTTCGCGGTGACCGGGCAAGAGCAGGGCTTCGTTCCGAAGTCGAACAAAAACGCCAAAAAAATCGCCAACAATCCGTTTAACGTGTTTTACAGCTGGGAAGAATTCAACACCGACATCGGCGATTCGGCCGACATTGCCGCCCGCACGCTGTCGCGGCAGGGAAGCAAACGGCCGGAGGGATACGAGCCGTTCGACTGGCTGAATCAGACCTACGCAGAGGACCCGAATTGGTCCGACGGGGTCAAGCGAATATTCGATAAGTTGAACAGCCTGCCGCCTTCATCATACAAATGA
- a CDS encoding glutamate synthase subunit beta, translated as MSTPTGFMEYKRELPRDRDPLERIKDWNEFHKLFSEEQLRTQGARCMDCGTPYCHTGIELSGAASGCPVNNLIPEWNNLVYRGLWKEAYERLMKTNNFPEFTGRVCPAPCEGSCTVGLIGDPVTIKTIEQAIIDRAFEEGWVVPQPPKSRTGKKVAVVGSGPAGLATAAQLNKAGHTVTVYERADRIGGLLMYGIPTMKLEKEIVQRRVDLLAAEGVQFVTNTEIGKDIQADKLMEEFDAVVLCGGATKARPIGNVEGAELKGIYPAMDFLNSTIKSYLDNGLQEGTYLSAKDKNVIVIGGGDTGTDCVATALRHGCRTVTQFGTHAKAPERRDTVNNPWPEYPNVYTLDYAHEEAKALYGEDPRAFSVLTKKFVGDENGNVKELHTVQIRRYVDEQGRKIYEEIPGTEQVWPADVVLVAVGFEGPESTLVDQFGLETDRRTNVKARYGHYKTNVDKVFAAGDMRRGQSLIVWAINEGREAAREVDKYLMGSSMLP; from the coding sequence ATGTCCACACCTACGGGATTTATGGAATATAAGCGGGAGCTGCCCCGCGACCGCGATCCGCTCGAGAGGATCAAGGACTGGAACGAATTTCACAAATTGTTTTCGGAAGAACAGCTCCGTACCCAGGGCGCGCGCTGCATGGACTGCGGCACGCCTTACTGTCACACGGGGATAGAATTGTCCGGCGCCGCTTCCGGCTGCCCGGTCAACAACCTGATTCCGGAATGGAACAACCTGGTGTACCGCGGACTTTGGAAAGAAGCTTACGAGCGTCTCATGAAGACGAACAACTTCCCGGAATTCACCGGCCGCGTTTGCCCGGCGCCTTGCGAAGGCTCCTGTACGGTAGGCCTGATCGGCGATCCGGTCACGATCAAAACGATCGAGCAAGCGATCATCGACCGCGCCTTCGAAGAAGGCTGGGTCGTGCCGCAGCCGCCCAAGTCGCGCACCGGTAAGAAAGTCGCCGTCGTCGGCTCCGGCCCGGCGGGTCTTGCAACCGCCGCCCAATTGAACAAAGCGGGCCACACGGTAACTGTTTATGAGCGCGCGGACCGCATCGGCGGTTTGCTCATGTACGGTATTCCGACGATGAAGCTGGAGAAGGAAATCGTCCAGCGCCGCGTCGACCTGCTGGCCGCCGAAGGCGTCCAATTCGTCACCAACACGGAGATCGGTAAAGACATCCAGGCTGATAAGCTGATGGAAGAATTCGACGCCGTCGTCCTGTGCGGCGGCGCGACGAAAGCCCGTCCGATCGGCAACGTGGAAGGCGCTGAGCTCAAAGGCATCTATCCCGCAATGGACTTCCTGAACAGCACGATCAAGAGTTACTTGGATAACGGCTTGCAGGAAGGCACGTATCTTTCCGCCAAAGACAAGAACGTCATCGTCATCGGCGGCGGCGATACGGGAACCGACTGCGTGGCAACCGCGCTCCGTCACGGCTGCCGCACGGTAACCCAGTTCGGCACGCACGCCAAAGCGCCGGAACGCCGCGACACGGTTAACAACCCGTGGCCGGAATACCCGAACGTATACACGCTGGATTACGCTCACGAGGAAGCGAAGGCTCTTTACGGCGAAGATCCGCGCGCATTCTCCGTCCTGACGAAGAAGTTCGTCGGCGACGAGAACGGCAATGTGAAAGAACTGCACACCGTGCAAATCCGCCGTTACGTGGATGAGCAAGGGCGCAAGATTTACGAAGAAATCCCGGGCACCGAGCAAGTATGGCCTGCGGACGTCGTTCTCGTGGCCGTCGGCTTCGAAGGTCCGGAGAGCACGCTGGTCGACCAGTTCGGTCTGGAAACCGACCGCCGCACGAACGTCAAGGCCCGCTATGGCCATTATAAAACCAACGTTGACAAAGTTTTCGCCGCCGGCGACATGAGACGCGGCCAGAGCTTGATCGTCTGGGCGATCAACGAAGGCCGTGAAGCCGCCCGCGAAGTGGATAAATATTTGATGGGAAGCAGCATGCTTCCGTAA
- a CDS encoding dihydrofolate reductase has protein sequence MAITMISAAASNGVIGIGNRLPWRLPADMAYFIAQTKGKPVLMGRLTFESLKKPLKDRTNVILSRTMEEAPEGCVVVRTVEEAVERFKNEDLMVIGGEQIYRQLLPYADRILLTEIDREFEGDAYFPALDPREWTRVSAVPGVRDEQNDLPFTFVVYERQ, from the coding sequence ATGGCCATTACCATGATATCAGCAGCCGCTTCCAACGGGGTCATCGGGATCGGCAATCGGCTGCCCTGGCGGCTCCCCGCGGACATGGCTTATTTTATCGCCCAAACCAAAGGCAAACCGGTTCTCATGGGCCGGCTCACGTTCGAATCGTTGAAGAAGCCGCTGAAAGACAGGACGAACGTCATTCTTTCCCGAACGATGGAGGAAGCGCCGGAAGGCTGCGTCGTCGTCCGAACCGTGGAAGAAGCCGTCGAAAGATTCAAAAACGAAGATTTGATGGTTATCGGGGGAGAGCAGATTTATCGTCAGCTCCTTCCTTACGCGGACCGAATTCTGCTGACCGAGATCGATCGGGAATTCGAAGGGGATGCGTATTTTCCCGCTCTGGATCCCCGCGAGTGGACGCGCGTTTCGGCCGTGCCTGGCGTGCGGGACGAGCAGAACGATTTGCCGTTTACGTTCGTCGTGTACGAACGGCAATAG